From Arcobacter lacus, one genomic window encodes:
- a CDS encoding response regulator transcription factor — translation MNDISDLKLLYVEDELNTLLLYEKYFKSKFEVVYTARDGIKALETYTKYKPDLLILDINIPLLNGLELTKKIRKFDNNTKIILLTARDDKETLIEAIGLDVFMYLEKPLTRNSLKSMFHKIETFYENELYKTIIFYKDELNEFTWNITKKILLQNKEIIKLTKKEALLLELFINKPNEIIPFEMIYDRIWTEDSYKNFSIPSIKTLVKNLRSKLPASTIKSSYGEGFMFNLK, via the coding sequence ATGAATGATATAAGTGATCTAAAACTGTTGTATGTTGAAGATGAATTAAATACATTGTTGTTATATGAAAAATATTTTAAGTCTAAGTTTGAAGTTGTTTATACTGCAAGAGATGGAATAAAAGCTTTAGAAACATATACAAAATACAAACCAGATTTATTGATATTAGATATTAATATACCTTTATTAAATGGTTTAGAACTCACTAAAAAAATACGTAAATTTGATAATAATACTAAAATTATTCTTCTTACAGCAAGGGATGATAAAGAGACTTTAATTGAAGCTATTGGATTGGATGTTTTTATGTATTTAGAAAAACCTTTGACAAGAAATAGTCTGAAAAGTATGTTTCATAAGATAGAAACATTTTATGAAAATGAGTTATATAAAACGATTATTTTTTATAAAGATGAATTAAATGAATTTACTTGGAATATTACTAAAAAAATTTTATTACAAAATAAAGAGATTATAAAATTGACAAAAAAAGAGGCTTTGCTTTTGGAGTTATTTATAAACAAACCAAATGAAATTATACCTTTTGAAATGATTTATGATAGAATTTGGACTGAAGATAGTTATAAAAATTTTAGTATACCTTCAATAAAAACTTTAGTGAAAAATCTTCGTTCAAAATTACCCGCAAGTACAATAAAAAGTTCTTATGGTGAAGGATTTATGTTTAACTTAAAATGA
- a CDS encoding autotransporter family protein, with product MKKSKISLYASALLVSTNIMAATLSVNSGAVLPYDYDSDNDGLEIVSGAILNYTATANTAAGIFIDTTNGNLNDNIGIWNGDIINRGTINVTDGGNNYQTRVFSIDAMASGRWLTNYGTITVDSIRDSYAINGIVSGYINNEGTITATLNGALDEYGYALLLNGVGQVFNSGTINGAIDVNLNNFENRGKINLPTYSSGASSNIKNFYQFEGTLQINVDSDSAGNATKYSRLTGDNLQISGGEIYVNVLNQNLLANQTLTGVISASSTLLVSNNVEINDNSALLDFRASQSGQTLDLQVVSASTIQNSVIAGGGNGPARDAGRALTTIQTSGNTQMNSVFTSLNNLSSNQAVANAVETTTPQISNAASEATSQISRNISNIVNQRQNVYLGNGLNSGDMVFAEKSLWVKPFGSMGSQQDKDGLSGFDTKTYGLGLGIEGEYADNQKLGFALFYANANVDMNNISQDADLDVFSASVYGNVPVIDDKTQLLYQLGYSLQKTDSTRDISFTNQTATADYTSKSATVDLRLVRDYELNEKVLLQPMVSTTYRYFNSPSYSESGADSLNLNVDKFSTDEFLVGLGSAAQYKIDDSSKLIGNVNLYYDLIDDNKTVTSAYSGASGVSFDTNGIDNGRLSHEIGLGYERKITAFSNINFSYNYQGKGSDYSDHLISAKYVLKF from the coding sequence ATGAAAAAAAGTAAAATATCTCTCTATGCAAGTGCTTTACTTGTATCTACAAATATAATGGCAGCAACATTGAGTGTCAACTCAGGTGCAGTTTTACCTTATGACTATGATTCAGATAACGATGGATTAGAAATTGTATCAGGTGCAATACTTAACTATACAGCAACTGCAAATACAGCTGCTGGTATTTTTATTGATACAACTAATGGAAATCTAAATGACAATATTGGAATTTGGAATGGTGATATTATCAACAGAGGAACAATCAATGTTACGGATGGAGGAAATAACTACCAAACAAGAGTATTTTCTATTGATGCAATGGCTTCAGGTAGATGGTTGACAAACTATGGAACTATTACAGTTGATTCAATTCGTGATTCTTATGCTATTAATGGAATTGTGAGTGGTTATATCAATAATGAAGGGACAATAACTGCAACCTTAAATGGAGCATTAGATGAATATGGTTATGCATTACTTCTAAATGGTGTAGGACAAGTATTTAATAGTGGAACGATTAATGGTGCAATAGATGTAAATTTAAATAACTTTGAAAATAGAGGAAAAATCAATTTACCAACTTATTCAAGTGGAGCAAGTTCAAATATCAAAAATTTCTACCAATTTGAGGGAACTTTACAAATAAATGTTGATAGCGATAGTGCTGGAAATGCTACAAAATATTCAAGATTAACAGGGGATAATTTACAAATAAGTGGTGGAGAAATATATGTAAATGTCTTGAATCAAAATCTATTGGCAAATCAAACTTTAACGGGAGTTATTTCGGCTTCAAGTACATTGCTAGTATCAAACAACGTGGAAATAAATGATAATTCTGCACTATTAGATTTTAGAGCTTCTCAAAGTGGACAAACATTGGATTTACAAGTAGTAAGTGCAAGTACTATTCAAAACTCTGTAATTGCTGGTGGTGGAAATGGCCCTGCACGAGATGCAGGAAGAGCACTAACAACTATTCAAACTAGTGGAAATACTCAAATGAATTCAGTATTTACATCTTTAAATAACTTATCTTCAAATCAAGCAGTTGCAAATGCAGTTGAAACTACAACACCTCAAATTTCAAATGCAGCAAGTGAAGCTACATCACAAATTTCTAGAAATATTTCAAATATTGTAAATCAAAGACAAAATGTATATTTAGGAAATGGATTAAATTCTGGTGATATGGTTTTTGCAGAAAAAAGTTTATGGGTTAAACCTTTTGGTTCTATGGGTTCTCAACAAGATAAAGATGGATTAAGCGGATTTGATACAAAAACTTATGGATTAGGTTTAGGGATTGAAGGTGAATATGCTGATAATCAAAAATTAGGATTTGCACTATTTTATGCAAATGCAAATGTAGATATGAACAATATTTCTCAAGATGCAGATTTAGATGTATTTAGTGCATCAGTTTATGGAAATGTACCTGTGATTGATGATAAAACACAATTATTATATCAATTAGGTTATTCATTACAAAAAACAGATTCAACAAGAGATATTTCTTTTACTAATCAAACTGCAACAGCTGATTATACTTCAAAAAGTGCAACAGTTGATTTAAGATTAGTAAGAGATTATGAATTAAATGAAAAAGTTTTATTACAACCTATGGTTTCTACAACTTACAGATATTTTAATAGCCCTTCTTATTCTGAAAGTGGAGCAGATTCTTTAAATCTAAATGTTGACAAATTTTCAACTGATGAATTCTTAGTTGGATTAGGAAGTGCTGCACAATATAAAATAGATGATAGTTCAAAATTAATTGGTAATGTAAATTTATATTATGATTTAATTGATGATAATAAAACAGTAACTTCAGCTTATTCTGGTGCATCTGGTGTATCTTTTGATACTAATGGAATTGATAATGGTAGATTATCTCATGAAATTGGTTTAGGTTATGAAAGAAAAATTACTGCATTTAGTAATATCAATTTCTCATATAACTATCAAGGAAAAGGTAGTGATTATAGTGACCATTTAATCTCTGCAAAATATGTATTGAAATTCTAA